The genomic region AACTTATGTCTAGTCATGTTATCATGTGTTTTCAGCTATTGATATTAGCGAGACTAGTTATAATTTTAAAATGTATTCTTAATTTGGAAAGGAATATTTTTTTTATCTAAACTAAAGCCCAATGCATTCAACATGCATATAAAGTTAGAATTGGTGCCATTTGGTGTGACCAaacatgaaatacttgcaaaatcAAGAAAGCTTTTCTTTCTCTACTTCTTCCAAAAACGGCCTTTTCTCCGATGATGAAGATGGTGAATCCGATGGTCCGGGAGGTCGTATTTCCGGCCATCGCCAAAACGACTATTTTGAAATATCTctaccaccgccaccaccatcaccatccgcCACCAAAACCAATCATGGTGATGCAAAAAAAGAGGAATTTGAGTTTTGCTTCTCTTTTAATTCTTCATCAACCCTTGTCGACTTCCCATCGATCCCTAATCCCGCCAACTCCAACCACCCATTCCATCACGACGAGCTGCCTATGACCACCTCCACTTTTGCACCTTCTCAATTGGTCAATGTTGGTGATAAAAAACATAACCATCGCTACAAAGTGAATAATTTAATGAATTACAAGCGTATATTTCAAAAGGCGAGTAGCCCACGGTGTCATCAAGGCTTAGTCTCACCATATATTTTTCCGCCTTCTCGGCTGCGAACGTTTGATGAAACCCAACGAGGACTCATAAACTATCGGTAAATTATCGTTTTCATGATTTTATTTTGTTATCTgcataataattaaaaaaatatattcaaGTAAATGATATGTTTGCCGTCTTGCTAATCTAGTTTGGTTAGACCAAGTGCATGTTAATATATTATtgtctttttgttttgttttctcgTACCGACATGACATATTCCATTCATGTATTGATTCTTTAATGTGGGTTTCATTAATTACgggttttatataaaatatgTTAAACTTACACGTTTTTATTAATGTGTATAAACTTGATATAACAAACTTCAATTTTAAGATAGaataatttaattatatataggTAACGCATCGTTAGCCTCGTTGAGGTGCTTAGTGATTCTTTCTGCAACTAGGCTCCAACATAAGAGTAAGCTTATAGATATGAAGGATCTAAGTGTGTAGAGTTTTGGGTTACGCGACATAACCTAATCATGTGAGAAGATGGGTATTTAACTATTTATACAGTTCCTAGTTTAGACTGTTGTGCAACGTGACGTGGTGATAGTTTAGTCTGTTGTTGGCTCAGAGCCTTTGGTCATAGACTATGTAGAGGTGCACAATGGCATATGTATTCATAATTGGTGCATTAGCTGCTCGCAGCACTATCAGCCCGTTGCTTTGTCAGGACCGCACATTCCATATATAGCTTGTGCCCTACGGGGAAGTTTAGTGTTGAACTGGCTCCATTTCGCATTCCTCCATAGCTCGAGCTATATAGGCGCCTCATGCCAATGCCTCTCTCCGAATCTCTAACTTTGGATACCATCTAACCGTAAACTTTGATGTACACACTTATAATCTTCGTATCTATACGCTTACCCATACCGGGGTCTGAATATAGGAATAAATCAATTCTCACTATGGCGTGACTCAGGATGTGTGTGTTCACATTAATAGacccaatattttttttttcatcggGGCTTAATCAAACTTTTAGGGGAGCGATCAAGATGTTAGCGTATAAATAacactaaggggttgtttggcaattTCTGAAtagttaagtgttgaaccagtaagagttcGAAATCAtaaatgctgaaccagtaagaggtctaaatcattaagagccagtataatgtttaaccgttcagagacaaatgtctgaccaattcacattagaggtcttaaccattcagattcagtataatgcttaatcattcagagacaaatgtctaaaccattcagacatctgctcgcgaaacaaacagtctgaaccattaaatactaaaccagtaagagatctgaaccattaagagtctctttgagagctaaacaaacaacccctaacttTGTTTCATGGGGCCGACTGCCTCCCATGGTTTCTTTGTAcaactaattttattttttaagtcaTTCACGCTAGGCCTTGTACCTCTTTGTGCCGAAACATTAGGATTCTTGATGGATAAATGGTGATAAAAATATAATGTTAGTTACATCAAAAGTTAAGCCATTGTACAAAATAATAGCAAAATGTAAATAAGAATACATAAATAAACCCTAACCAAAAAAAATTGTTGATTGGTACACAAGTAattaatttattttgttattgtattAACTTTGAAAGGAATTCACCAAGGTTGGGTGGCATAAGGAAATTCATGGTCAAGCTAAGATCCATCAAAAGCATGTTACGGTCGTCGTTAAATGCTTCCCGGCGACTACATCCGCCggcaaaagtcaaagtcaacaaaAAGATCCAGAAAACCTCTACTGATCACAAGCAAAGAGACTGTAGTCATATGACCAACAAAAGTATCGACAATAACGACATTGTCGAGAAAACTTTAAGTCAATCGCAAAATCAAGAAGAACAAAAATCTTCAAAAGGAATGAATTTCTACGGTTTTAGTAAAATGTTGGATGTAATTATGAAGAATCTTAGAATGACTCGAAGATCAAAACAGACATACAGTAAAAGTTGCCCCGTCTCAATTAAATCCTCCCCGATGCACGATCCTAGTGGGAATGCTCGTGATGAAAGAAGGAATTCGTTTTACTCAAGAGATCATTCCATTCAAGCTGCGATTGCACATTGCAAGAAATCGTTTGGAAAATAATATTAGAGTTCATAACTTTTTTGTGTGTAATTTATTTTGATAATGGTAGAAATGTAGAATCAATATATATGTAATTGCATTAGTTTTGTATCATGAATCATATCgatttttgatttaaaaaaaaaaaatctcaaacTTCAAAAATCTGCCTTGCCTATTAGATGCTAACATGGTTCTTTCATATGTGTAAATTAGGTGAACAAAATCATAACCTTAATTATTTTCACGAGTTTTCTGTTAACGTTTATagtatatttatttttatgtaaaCTTTAGgtggggaaggttcattggggaacactaaaaaagtggggaacagcggggaaccgacttaaacgaactccgattggactcattccagcgccgttggaaccggctcgtcaaaccctaactaagatctcttaaccctaaaccctaaatcttaactccccctaaagctaaaaaataaggctaaaacataaggtaaaccgtaaaatctaaactttAAACCGTAAAAGCTAAACCTTAAAGGataaacctaaaactaaaccctaaagctaaaccctaaggctaaaccctaaaccctaaagctaaaccctaaggctaaaccctaaaccctaaagctaaaccctaaggctaaaccctaaggctcaaccccaaaagccaaaccctaatatatttagggtttaggggttatgatttaaggtttagggttaagagatcctagttagggttcgacgagccggttccaacgccgctggaatgagtccaatcggagttcgtttgagtcggttccccgctgttccccactttttttagtgttccccaatgaacctcacacaaCTTTAGGTTTACCGGTTGAAATAATCTTTATATTTTTTGACATAAATTGTATACTAATAATAGATAAACTTAATGAACAGTAgatttgttttattgattttttttatttttaggtgTTATTTAGTTGTTTTTTACATGTGTTATGTGGTcagggatggcaatcaaacccgaacctgctgggtaaacccgaaacctgTCACATTTGagacgggtttggggtcggttaatcgaGTTGGGACGGGTTTGGtaatagttttatttttttcgcgggtttgggatttagtgatatacctgTTTACCCGACTCAAtcacccgataaagtgtacccgttttgctcgattgtatacccgatataattccttttatattattaattttgcccgattgtatacccgatataattccttttatattattaaatatgtatatatacgatacatccattttttacacatataagtattctattccgtatacattgtagttatttgatatatatttttataatgataatacaaaatgtaaccggttatTAGTTACCCGATAGATACCCAATGGATTTTCAGATGAGTATAccaacgagtaatctttttaaattaacgggtttacccaaAACCCGTgagtatacccgatacccgatgggtatttacccgctagaaacccgacgagttttgggatgggtttgggacaagcttatctaaccgggtttggaTTTGGGATGATCTAAACCCGTCCCATTGCCATACCTATATGTGGTTCTTTTATATATCTTATGTAACTTGCGTTTGTTTTTTTATCGATGTAATTCACGTATCAGTATTTTTTGATCATATCAAGATTTTTTTTCTCTATGGGTTGTTGTAACGAGTGTAGGTGACGTAACAAAACAAACCGATACCGATCAAATTCCCGCCGTCTTGATATATTTTTGGtcatatcatgattttttttCTCTATTGGTTGCTATAACGAATGTCAGTACCGTAATTAAACGAACTGATACCCACCCACCGCGCAACGCGCGGATTTAATAACACTAGTTAACTATTAATAACTAGAAAAGTCGATAAAGGTTTGATAGTTGATACTAgtgttttcaattttttgtttAATCTGTTAACTCTTTTAGGTAATATTATTAATGTAAAgttcatttttcttttctttctttcttttaatGGCGACTGCTACTAAATTTCGTTTTTCTAATCAGAACTTTTtatcatttttctttttcttttatacATTTTGATGCAACGagaaaataaattttaaaaatttgtaTTTTCATGTATTCTTGAGTAAAAAtgtaaaaaaagaaatcatttgtttttttaattaaattcatGTACCGATACCAAATAAGACCGTGCTGATATTTTTGATACCATTATTGGTTCAATACCAGTTGATATCAAGCTTGACCCAACCCATAATACTAAAAAAATCATTAATGTtaagaaaaatttgaaaatgtatgaaaattaattagtattataataataattttgtattattaatatctatatctatatactatatataagcaTTTCCCATGTACTGAATTGTAATTTTACTATGTACTAAATTGTAATTTTACTAGAAGTACAAGTTATTAAGCAATATTTACAAGGTGTTTAAAGCCATGGAAGTTGAAATATCCACCAAGTTTAAGACGCCTAAAAGGGCAATTGTGGGATTTAAGTGTGAGATTAGCATTGAATATAATCGATTCAATTCTTTCAGTTTCAGTTCAATTGCATATgagagaagagaaagagaaggcaGAGATAACAACATGGTTGGAGAGTGAAAGGGCGATAGGAGAGAGTACGTGAAAAGAGGGTTTTCTCACAATCCTGTGAGGTCTCCCACGCTGGTTCCCCGCCGGAAACAACAGACTAGGTATTTGCCATTAGTCGCCGACGACGGTAAGGGTTTTGCATTTTCCGGTCATAATTAAATGGGCCATTATTAAGATTTTATCTGATTTTCGTTTTTCACTTTTAGGGTTTTGGTGGTGGTTAGGGGAGTGACGAAGATGGCCTCAAGAAGCTCCGACGAAACATCAAGTGTTACAGCCATAAGAGAAGCAGATTCACATTAGAAAATTACTCCGTCTCCGGTAACTTCCTTACTGTCTCTCTAAAATCATTTCAGTTTCACACTCTCTctttatatacacacacatataggtATTGATTTGtataaatttttaaataaattatctcTTACATGGTTATTTCACAATCCTACCTTCACTGTGAAATttgtgttttagggtttaggCTTCTTAGTGATGCTGTTGTTACATTGACGACGTTTCTGGATaagcaaattggatttaaatgaTCGGCGAGGTTAGTAGTTTTCAATGTTTGATTGTGAAATATTTGTTAATTTGTGCTTGATAGTGGATTTGTTGTGTTTTGAAAGCGCAGCGTCACAAGCGAGCAAGCATTGAGTTTGTTCAGGAGCCTTCAACGATTGTAAGTAATTTTTTATTATGCATGAATTTAGTTGTTTCTGATGCTTAATTTCTTGATCGATGAATCAATTTTTGGTTTAAGTGATGTGACGGATGCAAGAGCGCTAAATTCGCTACCTCAGCTAGGTTACGTTTGCAATTGAGGAGTTATCGATACTTTCATATAATCTGTCGTTttttcatgtcacaccccgaatttccacgtatcaccggtgggcccggtggggagtatcgtgacgtaattgatgtcATCATAGTCAACAACACAAtgtataaatgcacagcggaagcaaaaaataaatatattacattccgaatataaagtaatgtcaaagtattacaacagaaagtaaaggatccacaggcggatcacaataaaagaaaactgttcaacagactttaggcatctagaacttgcaagattccttattaacgccctgagcttccagccaattacgttcagtacctatcacttaaccctttttggaaaatacgtcagtttacactggtaaatacaattaaccgactcatttgaaaaggtttaataaaatcgacttgaatgcacaaggcacaacatatcttttataacttgggacaattatctttataatcttgtatacagatttacatgttcgttatacgttcagggcccgatgtagaaatcgagtcaagattaacagacacgccacaggtataggcccacaagagagtgagatgccgtttcccttatgcactgtcaggggtatgcctacacctcgtgcataagacgtggccattttataatacaatgatgtcagggatatccgggacatggtcattaacccctaaatgcttttatttcaaacaatacagattaaagcgggttacctcaataatttaatcacaatccgactaaacattcaatacccgaccaagcggtattattataataccgtatcccaagcccgtatagggaaaataagttaaaagtatttacctgagctagcaaaagcaatttatactcagccgtatattctaatcagcaagcgcaagtacttctactggggctctcaatctggaacgaaggttttattaacctattagattcctaacgggtctttaatttagccttagcttagaccgttcagtttcaaaggataaatacggtttaatcgcgtgaaaatcgaaaaccaggaatggaatgtggtttggacccaacaagtttgaagacttgttttatatgggtataataaccactctctggattttgaagtaaaaatgataaggtttgacccgtttcggctagtttatgtaagcTAGTTATATAAACctaaccgtgcgcgcaaaaggcgtaacgggtaaccgcaagagtcctacacaagtttcctaagttaatatactctaaagaggttgtggtatcagtaggataccttccataatgcccgtaatgagtttaaatccataatatgccccgaaagggtatttcggtctttttaaagattataaaagagatttccgagttctacaggaaatctgagttttcccgaacagtttataaagtccaaaatactttatttattatttaaaatcagtagcaactggaatcgggtcaaaataccatgtagaactcaagttatgtccgaaaagggtatattcggtatttaccgaatcgatgccataaccgcaggttatgtgcaggttaaaaataattaaaaatatcaaaatattattttacatcagtgtgtaaaaggtttggtgtcgaaatttgggtttagataggctttatgctaattgcgccgattaattactaaagtttccgtaattgcgctatttagcataactcctattctagacctcggattgacgtgaaattttagggacatgcttagaaatcagtaactaaggttattgtcctttcacatgtccaaaattctcgttttaaagtgagaagggcgttatggtcaacttttaggcgtttaacggaaatgtgtaaaagactcggacaaaaaAACAAACCAGTCACAGAGGAttgtaccatcatgtaacctggtcctaagagagtcctaaggcatatctaaatcaaaccataatgggtcagaactgaagtcaaagcaaaagtcaaagctttgcgactttcggttccgaaccgggtcaaaatagtaaatggtcggatcaaacaagcttagactagttaatatacttattatcatgttatatgagtgttaaaacaggttacacgccatctacattactgattatgcataaaatcgcaaattagcattctgtagactttttctaagcaagtttgactcgacattcggactagttagagtgggaatcagagggtgcccttttaagggtttaaagcccacatgattac from Helianthus annuus cultivar XRQ/B chromosome 10, HanXRQr2.0-SUNRISE, whole genome shotgun sequence harbors:
- the LOC110884439 gene encoding uncharacterized protein LOC110884439 gives rise to the protein MKYLQNQESFSFSTSSKNGLFSDDEDGESDGPGGRISGHRQNDYFEISLPPPPPSPSATKTNHGDAKKEEFEFCFSFNSSSTLVDFPSIPNPANSNHPFHHDELPMTTSTFAPSQLVNVGDKKHNHRYKVNNLMNYKRIFQKASSPRCHQGLVSPYIFPPSRLRTFDETQRGLINYRNSPRLGGIRKFMVKLRSIKSMLRSSLNASRRLHPPAKVKVNKKIQKTSTDHKQRDCSHMTNKSIDNNDIVEKTLSQSQNQEEQKSSKGMNFYGFSKMLDVIMKNLRMTRRSKQTYSKSCPVSIKSSPMHDPSGNARDERRNSFYSRDHSIQAAIAHCKKSFGK